One Aedes albopictus strain Foshan unplaced genomic scaffold, AalbF5 HiC_scaffold_333, whole genome shotgun sequence DNA segment encodes these proteins:
- the LOC134284618 gene encoding protein bunched, class 2/F/G isoform-like, translated as MPICTLPTVRIYEDFDKISAKEVYFTEAGDKITVKLLHFPNLSPEEQEHLQNMSDSDMSGGGGPGLPLEERQKARKKSTGRKLSAEQRRSSGNLRRNSKEDISGDVHSVASRVHPYNHYGHHHHHYSHHHSHSHHHQVRTPLVQHPSGDSSSGSSTPATPLRYRLHRSPSPRLGSSSLCPGYEQYQMSLLEVPLPRDYGDASSDDLSSEWDSDVPDRSEQGAKVSGSLDEQ; from the coding sequence ATGCCTATTTGTACGCTGCCGACGGTCAGGATCTACGAGGACTTTGACAAGATCAGTGCCAAGGAGGTGTACTTTACGGAGGCGGGCGACAAGATCACGGTGAAGTTGCTTCACTTTCCGAACTTGAGCCCGGAGGAGCAGGAACATCTACAGAACATGTCCGATAGCGATATGAGTGGCGGAGGTGGCCCGGGGCTTCCGTTGGAGGAGCGACAGAAAGCTAGGAAGAAGTCTACGGGTCGAAAGTTGAGTGCTGAGCAGCGTAGATCCAGCGGAAACCTGCGCCGGAACTCGAAGGAGGACATCAGCGGAGATGTTCACAGTGTGGCGTCCCGAGTACATCCGTACAATCACTATGGTCATCATCACCATCACTACAGCCACCATCACAGTCACAGTCACCACCATCAGGTGCGGACTCCGCTGGTTCAGCACCCGTCCGGCGATTCGAGCAGCGGATCTTCAACGCCGGCGACTCCGCTGCGATATCGGCTGCATCGATCGCCCTCGCCACGGCTGGGATCGTCCAGTTTGTGTCCGGGGTACGAACAGTACCAAATGTCACTGTTGGAAGTGCCGCTGCCGCGGGATTACGGCGATGCGTCCAGCGATGATCTGAGTTCCGAGTGGGACTCGGATGTGCCGGATCGGAGCGAGCAAGGAGCCAAGGTAAGTGGATCACTTGACGAACAGTAA